One stretch of Plasmodium brasilianum strain Bolivian I chromosome Unknown PB_00_27, whole genome shotgun sequence DNA includes these proteins:
- a CDS encoding fam-l protein, with the protein MKIIIFFKFSIFMFVTWMYYFNKDKITFDNSSNGNCIFDSKLNTKTHRLLGKCRQPKNLSALELKENKENIGMLKKGDISNNEKGATTKITELNGSLLSNTEGCKQANKNKSCIFETKKYSRFESKIFKELDYLDFLKNNRTISDKTYKKVICKKYGLRFALPILLILFFIAVLMIDLTMGLISTETGGLWSHIGLWGHINSSLSGIVKGFNSHLPSWLTKCASWNSKNHGNGGSSGSCNEVCTLNNLFGIVVYFLPFIILGITLILRVVYYHKKVKKYEKIKFRKR; encoded by the exons atgaaaataattattttctttaaattttctatcTTTATGTTTGTAACTTGGATGTACTATTTTAACAAAGATAAA attacGTTCGACAACTCCTCAAATGGCAATTGCATATTTGACAgtaaattaaatacaaaaactCATCGATTATTAGGAAAATGTAGGCAGCCTAAGAATTTAAGTGCTCTAgagttaaaagaaaataaagaaaatattggAATGCTTAAGAAAGGAGATATatcaaataatgaaaagggGGCCACAACAAAAATAACAGAATTAAATGGAAGTTTATTAAGTAATACAGAAGGATGTAAACAagctaataaaaataaatcgtgtatatttgaaacaaaaaaatattctcgTTTTGAatcaaaaattttcaaagaaCTGGATTATTtagattttcttaaaaacaaTAGGACAATTAGCGATAAGacttataaaaaagtaatatgtaaaaaatatggacTACGATTTGCTTTACCTATATTGTTGatcctattttttatagcTGTACTCATGATAGATTTAACAATGGGTTTAATATCTACTGAGACAGGGGGATTGTGGTCTCATATAGGTTTGTGGGGGCATATAAACTCCTCGTTATCGGGAATTGTAAAGGGGTTTAATTCACATTTACCATCATGGCTGACTAAATGCGCATCATGGAACTCCAAAAACCATGGTAATGGCGGATCAAGTGGAAGTTGTAATGAGGTTTGTaccttaaataatttatttggtATTGTAGTGTATTTCTTACCTTTCATTATATTAGGTATAACCCTCATATTAAGGGTTGTTTActaccataaaaaagttaagaaatatgaaaaaattaagtttaggaaaagataa